tgaaagaatggggcgactgggcttgtatacactggaatttaaaaggatgagagggaatcttatagaaacatataaaattattaaggaattggacaggctagatgcagtaaacatgttcccgatgttggcggagtccagaaccaggggctggtttaagaataaggggtaggccacttagaactgagatgaggaaaaatgttttgacccagacttgtgaatttgtgcaattctctgcctcagaaggcagtggaggccgattcactgaatgtattaaaaagtgagttagatagagctcttagggctagcggaatcaagggatatggggagaaggcaggaacgggttactgattgtggatgatcagccatgatcacattgaatggcggtgctggctcgaagggccaaatggcctactcctgcacctattgtctatgtatctatgtgtatTGCATGTACAGTACTGTTGTGCTGCGTAGAATGTCAttgttggtacacgtgataattaaACACCCTTTACTCTTGAACTATTCTGCAGTCTCTAACATTCCAAAATGCACTCTGAACAGATCATAATGAGCTGTGAACTCACAAAACACATCGTGCTCCATCTAATTCCCAACTTACAAAAGCTGCAATAGTTAACTTGCATTCTGCAATACCCTATCTACACCAGCAAATAGTCATGCTATATTTTGGCAAATCAAAATGGATTATGAACCTACATCCTGAATTATTAAACCACATCTTAAAATAGTGAAACCCAACCCTGGAATACCTGAAGTTCTCAATAATAAACTGATATGGCACCCAGACATACACCAGGTGATATTTAATGTTCCCTGACTACTCCAGCTGTATGATGAAGTACTCCAACTACAGTTAGTATGATTTAAACGGAGGTACATATTCTCCCCATACATTGAAACTGCAGGTTGCACAACCTGCTCTACATCCTGCTTTGTATGTGCAGTACATCCTGAAACACTTTGCAAGAACCGTCTTGTATTCTCATTGGTAACCACACTACTTGTACCTGTAATTCTCAATCTACACCTGAACATTCATTACTCCACTTAATTACTCAAATGATTTGGCACGCCGCAAATACTCCATTGAGCTTCTACAGTAGTAACattgagagcatactgactggttgcaccctggcctggttcagtaactaaTTCAATGTTCAGATTGCAGTCGTAATAGTCATTCTACAGCCTGGACATTAAATTACATCCTACAGTGCTCAAGCGGAAAATAATCAGATAACATCCTGAGATATTGAAACAATGATGTGAAACACTGTGAACTACAGCCTGTATCTGTGGTGTACAGATAGGGGCGTCAGTATATGGCTAATGGtcacgtgtctgtgtgtgtgatgttTATCTCCTGTATCTCCCGGTGCTAAAGCAGGAGGTTATGAAATGCAGCATCTCTTCTGGTGCATTCACCCAGAATTCACCATTGATTAATACAGTTGCCAATGGTTATTTGACACGCAGTGTGAGAGCagagcagtgagtgagtgagtgtgtgtgtgtgtgtgtgtgcgtgtgtgtgagtgtgtgtgtgtgtgtgtgtgtgtgtgtgtgtgtgtgtgtgtgtgtgtgtgtgtgtgtgtgtgtgtgcgtgagtgtgtgtgagtgtgtgtgtgtgtgtgtgtgtgtgtgtgtgtgtgcgtgtgtgtgtgtgtgtgtgtgcgtgtgtgtgagtgtgtgtgtgtgtgcgcgtgagtgagtgtgtgtgtgtgtgtgtgcgtgtgtgtgagtgtgtgtgtgtgtgtgcgtgagtgtgtgtgtgtgtgtgtgtgtgcgtgtgtgtgtgtgagtgagtgagtgtgtgtgcgtgagtgagtgtgtgtgtgtgtgcgtgtgtgtgagtgtgtgtgtgtgtgtgcgtgagtgactgtgtgtgtgtatgcgtgtgtgtgtgtgagtgagtgagtgtgtgtgcgtgagtgagtgtgtgtgtgtgtgtgtgtgtgtgagtgagtgagtgtgtgtgtgtgtgtgtgtgcgtgtgtgtgtgtgtgagtgagtgagtgtgtgtgcgtgagtgagtgtgtgtgtgtgtgtgtgtgtgtgcgtgtgtgtgagtgtgtgtgtgtgtgtgtgcgtgtgtgtgagtgtgtgtgtgtgtgtgcgtgagtgagtgtgtgtgtgtgtgtgtgcgtgtgtgtgtgtgtgagtgagtgagtgtgtgtgcgtgagtgagtgtgtgtgtgtgtgtgtgtgtgtgtgtgcgtgagtgagtgtatgtgtgtgcgtcagcgtgagtgtgtgtgtgtgtgtgtgtgtgtgtgtgtgtgtgtgtgtgtgtgtgtgagtgagtgtatgtatgtgcgtgagtgagtgtgtgtgtgcgtgagtgagtgtgtgtgtgcgtgagtgagtgtgtgtgtgtgcgtgtgtgtgtgtgtgtgagtgtgtgtgtgtgtgagtgagtgtatgtgtgtgcgtgagtgagtgtgtgtgtgcgtgagtgtatgtgtgtgcgtgagtgagtgagtgtgtgtgtgcgtgtgtgcgtgagtgagtgtatgtgtgtgcgtgagtgtgtgtgtgtgtgtgtgtgtgtgtgtgtgtgtgtgtgtgcgtgagtgagtgtgtgtgtgtgcgtgtgtgtgtgtgcgtgagtgtgtgagtgagtgtatgtgtgtgcgtgagtgagtgtgtgtgtgcgtgagtgtatgtgtgtgcgtgagtgtgtgtgtgcgtgtgtgcgtgagtgagtgtatgtgtgtgcgtgagtgagtgtgtgtgtgtgtgtgagtgagtgtgtgtgtgagtgtgtgtgtgagtgtgtgtgagtgtgtgtatgtgtgtgagtgagtgtgcgtgagtgagtgtgtgtgtgtgagtgtgtgtgtgtgtgaattagtgtgtgtgtgagtgagtgtgagtgtgagtgtgtgtgtgagtgagtgtgtgtgtgtgtgtgtgtgtgtgtgtgtgtgtgtgtgtgtgtgtgtgtgtgagagagagtgtgcgtgagtgagtgagtgtgtgagtgagtgtgtgtgtgagtgagtgagtgtgtgtgtaagtgaagACCCCTCAGATACTCCACCATATTGTTCATGTCTGCCCCAGTGAATGTGCCCGGGTTTAACCCAGCACTTGTTTACTTAACCCCATAATCACTGCAGTAGCACAAATACAAGTGTAAGGTCTGATATAGAGTTTATTCACAGAATACAATCAATAAAGAAACATTCTTTATGTTGCTAGCACTGTTATGGTGACTCCAGCACCGTTACCTTTGGAGGCGCTCCATACACAATACTTAATGATGAAGACAAGGACCTGTCCATCATGGTGTGGCCCAGATGTGCCAGTCTGTGTGGAGTCAGGGCCACGGgcctggggtggggggagaggttaAAATAATCACAATACATTATCTGGTTACTCTGACGGAGGATGATGGGGAAACAAGTCATTGTTAACCCTCTTGTGCTGGGCATCACCAGAGCTGCAGAGAGCTGGGTGTGCTCTCTCTCACGGTGCTACTCGGGGCTGTAACTGCAAGCAAGCTAACAACCTGCTTGTGACGTCAGCAAAGCTAGCCACAAGTCTGTGGCTTAGGCCAGGATGCTCGCAGTTAGAGGTAAGTCAACCCTTTGCTCTCCATCTAAAGACCAAGATCTAAAATTTaggttaaaaaaaatgtcctTGCAGATTTGGCATCCTGCTAAAGGCCTGAGCCTGGGCTGGAGTGACCCTGACACTGAAGCGTGGACCTAGAACATATTAAATACTGAACAGTAGCGGCCCTCAGGGTAAGTCGCTGCACTGGCGATGGTTTTAGGCATTGTATAATAGTGAGTGGAGAGAGCAGTCCCAAAGTCAAAGTCAGGTTTGTGCAGGTAGGTAGAGTTACCAGTGCCCCACTCAAGGACAGCATCAAACTTGCCAGTCTCAATTGGATACCTTTGATTTCACAGAAAACACAGAAACTCCCAGATGAGATAATTCAGTTACAGGTAATTTACCGTAAAGGGTGCTGCAAAAACACAGCAAATTGTTTGGTTTTGGCGTAATGCTTCTCCTGGTTGTAGTAGTGACCTTGTGGCCTCCCCTGTGTCTCCGCTCCTACATGATGGTGCAGGAGGCCAGAGGGTTGCGTAGGTGGCAGCTGCAGACAGCGCCGCAGTACTGCTGGAAGGTCTGGTAGCAGCTACGGTCAGCCTCACCACCCCACTGGCCTGGGTTGGCCGTCAGGGCCACGGTGGGCAGACGGGCTAGGATGCTGGTGTTGACGGCCAGAGCGGCCAGGCCGTAGTCAGTGAAGAGGACAGTCTCGCGGCGGCAGGTAGGGCAGGAGATGAACTTGTACTTGGGGCAGGACTCGTAGAGGATCTGCAGGCATTCCTCACACACAGAGTGCAGGCAAGAGAGGATGCGTGGCCTCTTGTTGGTGGCGTTGTACACATGGCCACAGGTGGGACATTCCAGAGGCTCAGACACAGCCGACTGGTGGAGCACGTACTGGTTGACAATCACCTCGTCGGCCGGGGCCTGCCGGTGGAAGCACATCTCGGCGCTGGCCTTGCGGTGTCCGTGGCTACACTTGTCGGTTCGGGGCGGAGTCCTGGCTAACCGGTTGGGGCTACGGCCTTTGTCCAGGCCCGGCATGTCGGTGCACGCCTGGTTGGTGATGATCTCTGATTGTAGAGGCCAGGCACACTTGCCCACGGGCGGAGGGTCCCGTGTACACCCTGACGGCCCGTAGCGGGACTGTGACCCCGAACACTCCACTAACTTGTCCGCTGGCACAATCTTCACCGCCTCCATCTTGATGGCGGCCTGCTGCTGTTTCAGACACGCCATGGGCCCGCGGGGGTCCACACGGCGGTACAGGGGGCCGGGTTCACAGGCTGCGGTTGTACTCACACCCTCTATCCATGTCTGCACCGTGCCGCCTTGCCTCTGTGCACCAGCACCACGCACGCACCTCCCATTCACACACGCAAGGCTGCAGTGTAGTCAGCAGCAGTAGTCAGCAACCCCAAGCTCCTGCATCCGTGCAAAGACTCTGTGGAGACAGGTGCTCTCCGTGACAGCCTGACAACACCAAAGTCTGACTgctcttcctctccacctcctaaTGGCAGCAAACGCTGCAACATGAGGCACGTAGAACAAACATGCTCCAGACGCTGCTGAATGAAGAGCTCTGCTACTGAAGGGAGGCACGGAGGCAGGGAGCAGGGATGCTTCAATCACATTACCTGCACTTGGTGCTGATCAGGCACATCCAGCTTCACAATGTACAcagcctcctctcctctccccggcaGTGTGTGTCTTGGTGTTGTCAGTAAGGGCAGTGCCTGCCCTGCAGTGTGTTTTCTCGCTCCCCCTCTGCCTCTTGCAGCCTCCTGTTTACCTCGGATGGCAGTGTTATCTGCAGCAGCACCGCAGTGTTGCAGCAAGCTCACGTTTCTCTCCTTCAGCACAGTGTGATGGCTCCAGGCCCCAGTCCTCCAGCACAGGCTGGCTCTGCAACTGAAGATAACCTCTGTGGCTTGCCTTCTTCATTCATCTGTCTAACCTTCAAACAGCTCCTGCCGTGGTGCAATCAATGCTGAGAAAGCAGAGGATGCTGCTAGTGCCATTTCCTTCCTGAGTCACAGTGGCTCGGTGGTGATACTGCAacacacagcagcagcagcagcagctattCTCCCCAGCACTTCACACCCTCCTAGTCAGCCAGGTCACCTCTATATACTTCACACTTAACCCCTCCATTCTCCTCTATCAATGCTCATTGCTTTCTCCTGCCACACACTCTTTCACTTCATAGGCAATTATGAAATGAAACTATATTTGTTCCGAGGCGCCTTAGAAGTTAAGACTGTCTGAAATGTTTTACTCTCAAAATTTCCTAACACATTAATGTTTACTGAGAATTTGTGAACATTAGAATCTTAAATTCAAAATGAGCTTGAAAGAGTCCCATGAGTGCTGCAAGGAGCAGTGAAAGCAAATGTTAATTCACTCGGACATGAAGGGACAGttttcaaagagcaggagagaaaACAAGGTAAATGAACAAACTGTGCAACTGATACACAGTATGTTTCAGTAACTGATTGTGGCATCCACCCCTTCCCGCCttcagcagagaccgttccctccataacttcctggttaacttgtctcttcccacccaaaccaccacctccccaggtaccacaggagatgcaacacccgtccctgtacctcccccctcgactctgtccagggaccccgacagtcctttcaggttcacttgcacctcctccaacctcatctacggtATCTGCTGTTcatgatgtggactcttatacaccggcgagaccaaacgcagagtgGATGATTGTTttgttgaacaccttcgctcagtccgcctggatctacctgatctcccggttgccaaacactttcattccccctcccattcccacacagaactttttgtcctaggcctcctccattgtcagagtgaagctaaatgtaaattggagcATCTcacatttcgtttgggcagcttacaccccagttgtatcaatactgatttctctaacttcaaacacccctacattccctctctccatccctcccccgcccGTCGTACCCAGATTCTCGTTCTCACCAagcaaacagttaacaatggcctttatcatcgttacttttttgcatatttcattctacagtatatctctccccatcaccgtctatatccctttcccagaagggtctcgacccgaaacgtcacccattccttctctccaggcatgctgcctgtcccgcggagttgctacagcattttgagtctatctttggcaaATGACAATGTTCTTCAGTGGTATGGGAGAGGGAGCAGTAGACCAACCACTACCAGCGATATTTCAGAATGCTTGCTGGATTACCAGTGTTATGGTGGGACATTTGTTGGAGAGAGGTGTTGTATTTACGGGGATCTTGGTGGGTGGGGGCTGTGGCCGTGGCAAAGACTATAACCATCAACATTCAACTGTCTTAGCACCGAGCAGATGATTCTCTCTCTGCCACCTCTGGGTGAACTTTACACCAGCATCAGAGCTGCTCATTAGGACTAGAGAAGATAGAGCCTCATCAACTGTACTGTTCCGTGTCACATACTGTATGTAAGAAATTTAATTTTCTCCCAATCATCAGAACATCTGATGACTTAACAAGTAGAAacaatgaaactgcagatgctgatttaccaaaaaaaagcacaaagtgcaggagtaactcagcgggtcaggcagcatctctggagaacatggatccaaaacatgacatagaaacatagaaacatagaaagtaggtgcgagagtagaccaccaggtccgtcgagcccgcaccgccattcgctcatggctgaacactaaacagacacacttacccacaaacagtagacacaagacacagaacacaagacactaccctcccctttataccgctatcacccctctccaccccaaaaacctcgtgatctcctgggagaggcaaaaaaccggataaaaacccaggtccaattcgggaaaaaaatccgggaaattcctctccgaccccaatccaggcgatcgacacttgtccaggagatcactcaggtcttactatactaaccatacctaggtccatatccctgccctctccccgtagccccttatccccttggcagctaaaaaaccatctattttagtcttaaatatatttaaagtttctgcttccactgctccctggggcagtgaattccataaattaaccaccctctggtgacctatccatgttcatcaaAGATGTTGTCTGAACCTACCAACTTCAGTTTCTTTACTTGGTAGTTAAAGTCACAACTTTATTTCATGTCAGTAGCTAATTATATTCTTGGCAGACCACAGACTCACTGAGTCATAGAATCTACCACTGATCATGTCGATTCACCCAGGCTGTACTCAGTGTGAGATGGTTTTTACATTGAACAGTTGAAGCATCAGTGAGGAATGACTGGTGATTTGTTAATATGTTATTGTACTTGTTAATAAAACTTCTCAAACTGTATCTGCCAACTTACATCCTTTGTTCTGCTCTTATTGACCATATCAAAGTGGAGCGGCAATTGATCCAAATTTATATCAACTGCAAACAATCTTGAAATGGAAACTTATTCTGCATTGTGGGTTTTGTTGTTGTggggtgtgttgtgttgtgggcaTGTAGGGTGTTATGTGTTAGTGCGTACGTGTTTAGGAGTGggctgaggggtgaggggtgcaaTGCGTGCTGTGAGAGGGGTGTATGCATGGGTGTTATGAATAAGTAAGAGTGTTGCTGAATTCACATATCTTGAAAGGTCATGATAGTTTATCAGAACTTTATAAAGATTCTTCATTCTGCATTACTCCATGCACCTTGGAGTGTCGCTTCTGTAGACGAGAATTCCAGCCTTCTCTTGCCGTTACAGGCTTATTGCCCACACTCTGCCCACCACCTCTGCCACATCTCCCCTCAGGCATTGAATTCATTCATGGTCTCTCTCTGTGAACCTTGGGACCTCTCCCTCCCTGGACAACATTGCTGTCTGTCTGATTTTGTTGTCTGTCTGCACAGAGAGTGTACAATGTGTACAATGTGGGGCTGGAGCCTTACTCTGATCACTGCCAAGCagtttcactttagtttattgtcatgtgtaccgatgtacaatgaaaagcctttgttgcttgctaaccagtcagtggaaatgtacttgacttgttacacgtgcacgcacacacacaccaacacacacacacacacacacaccaacacacacaccaacatatgcacacacaccaacacgcacacacacacaccaacacacacaccaacatatgcacacacaccaacacgcacacacacacaccacacacacccactcacacacaccacacacacaccacacactcattccacacaccccacacacatacacaccacacaggcacaccacacacacacaccacacacacacacacaccacacacacaacaacaaaacaaacaaaatacacacacaacacaacaaaacaacaacaccaaacaacacacaaacaaacacaacaaacacacacaaacaactcacacacacacacacacacacaccaacatatgcacacacaccaacacgcacacacacacacacacacacaccaacacacacacacacacacaccaacacacgcacacatacacacaccaacacacacacatacacacacgcgcacacacaccaacacacgcacacacacaccaacacacgcacacacacaccaacacacgcacacacacaccaacacatgcacacacacacacaccaacacacgcacacacacaccaacacacgcacacacacaccaacacatgcacacacacacacaccaacacacgcacacacaccaacacgcacaccaacacactcacacacacaccaacacgcaTACAccaacacacgcacgcacacaccaaCATAcgcagacacacaccaacacacgcgcgcacacacaccaacatacgcacacacacaccaacacacgcgcacacacacaccaacacacgcgcacacatacaccaacacacacgcacacacacaccaacacgcacacacca
The DNA window shown above is from Amblyraja radiata isolate CabotCenter1 chromosome 32, sAmbRad1.1.pri, whole genome shotgun sequence and carries:
- the rnf208 gene encoding RING finger protein 208, with the protein product MACLKQQQAAIKMEAVKIVPADKLVECSGSQSRYGPSGCTRDPPPVGKCAWPLQSEIITNQACTDMPGLDKGRSPNRLARTPPRTDKCSHGHRKASAEMCFHRQAPADEVIVNQYVLHQSAVSEPLECPTCGHVYNATNKRPRILSCLHSVCEECLQILYESCPKYKFISCPTCRRETVLFTDYGLAALAVNTSILARLPTVALTANPGQWGGEADRSCYQTFQQYCGAVCSCHLRNPLASCTIM